From the Paraflavitalea soli genome, the window TTATCATTGTAATGGGATGCATTGCTTTGCTGATCCTGCTCACCACCTGGGGAAAGTTCAATACTTTCCTGGCCTTCCTGCTGGTGTCCATCCTGGCAGGCATCCTCTTGCAATTGCCTCCCGATAAAGTGATCGCTTCCGTACAAAAAGGCATGGGCGATACACTGGGGTCGCTGGTGATCATCATTATGCTGGGCGCCATGCTCGGTAAGGTGGTGGCTGAAAGCGGTGCTGCCCAAAAGATAGCGGGTGTGCTCATGAACGCCTTTGGTCCGCGCAATGTACAATGGGCCCTCATGCTCACCGGCTTTATCATTGGTATTCCCCTGTATTATGGAGTTGGTTTTGTACTCATGGTGCCTATTATTTTCTCGGTGGTCTATCAATATAAATTGCCGGCCATCTACGTGGGACTGCCCATGCTGGCCGCCTTATCTGTTACCCATGGTTTCCTGCCGCCACATCCTTCACCGGTAGCCCTGGTGGGACAATTGCATGCCAATATGGGCCTTACTTTATTGTATGGCATCCTGGTGGCCATTCCTGCTATCATTGTTGCCGGACCCGTGTTTGCACGATTCCTGAAGCAGGTGCCATCACAACCTTTACAAACTTTTCGACCTTCCACTATAGAAGCGAATAAATTACCTGGCACTGCCATCAGTTTTATTACTGCGCTGTTGCCGGTATTCTTATTGATGCTGACCACCGCCTTGCCTTATATATTCAGCAACAGCACACCTGCCGTGAAAGCTGCCCTGGCATTTGTGGGGGAACCGGCCGTGGTGATGCTCATAGCGGTATTGGTAGCTACCTTTACGTTGGGAACAGGGATGGGCAAGCCCGTAAAAGTAGTGATGGACAGTTATGCCGATGCGGTGAAAGATATTGCCATGATCCTGCTCATCATAGCAGGAGCCGGTGCACTCAAGCAGGTATTGTCCGACAGTGGTGTAAGCAATGAGATAGCAGCAGCGCTGCGCACCTGGCCACTGCATCCCCTGGTACTGGGATGGCTGATGGCCGCC encodes:
- a CDS encoding gluconate:H+ symporter, whose product is MSFIIVMGCIALLILLTTWGKFNTFLAFLLVSILAGILLQLPPDKVIASVQKGMGDTLGSLVIIIMLGAMLGKVVAESGAAQKIAGVLMNAFGPRNVQWALMLTGFIIGIPLYYGVGFVLMVPIIFSVVYQYKLPAIYVGLPMLAALSVTHGFLPPHPSPVALVGQLHANMGLTLLYGILVAIPAIIVAGPVFARFLKQVPSQPLQTFRPSTIEANKLPGTAISFITALLPVFLLMLTTALPYIFSNSTPAVKAALAFVGEPAVVMLIAVLVATFTLGTGMGKPVKVVMDSYADAVKDIAMILLIIAGAGALKQVLSDSGVSNEIAAALRTWPLHPLVLGWLMAAIIRVCVGSATVAGLTTAGIIAPLVVQTNVNPNLMVLSVGAGSLMFSHVNDAGFWMFKEYFNLSIKNTLKTWSVMETIVSIAGLIGVMILSLWI